The Theileria orientalis strain Shintoku DNA, chromosome 3, complete genome genome window below encodes:
- a CDS encoding uncharacterized protein (GTP-binding protein, HSR1-related domain containing protein): MLMFNKLLLNKAETNGNLIRIKFSENILNEILLNRIGIATTKDEIKFYKYKNKLNKLSPLIFNKLKPKVKLISTSVNSNQLPDSNIPEICVYGSYKVGKSSLINAILNKSNLCRTQVKTSKLHFYRVGSPGIVLLVDMPGYSNATLADSDANVDKTSDINETRMIEFCLSYLKYRNNLVLTVILLDSHRGLTNDDLELINYCNHNKLKFLIVLNKCDLIKPIELTKKIQVIRNQLNIFKHQLFPIIPISSTKLQNLDQLRQILTDYISEIKIVNNESSSVKQAVDNFPKAKVNNSNRVTGRATGSIGAHTAGSVDRITNKVISRLTSGHAGYVTTDMAIDDGKIASKINVGDKTDSNNDAKNENMAIEPSFMYKLVGLTPIKIPVTDNHSLNLTKCAANEVKLDVGEDNLIKLNISNLDIINATRDDEPLGDDLINCDNNLIEEKRELFKGKLSNYLFKRYRISQLKLNTSYKRVFSLYKSKLISQTSIIAKFKK; this comes from the exons atgttaatgtttaataaattgttGCTAAATAAAGCTGAAACCAATGGTAATTTAATAAGGATAAAATTTTCAGAGAATATACTTAACGAAATATTACTAAATAGAATAGGTATT GCTACCACGAAAGATGAGATAAAATtctataaatataaaaacaaattaaataaactgTCTCctctaatatttaataaattgaaGCCCAAAGTTAAGTTAATATCAACATCAGTTAACTCTAATCAACTGCCGGATTCTAATATACCCGAG ATTTGTGTGTATGGCAGTTACAAAGTTGGCAAATCGAGCCTAATAAAcgcaattttaaataagagTAACTTGTGTAGAACGCAAGTTAAGACCAGTAAATTACACTTCTACCGG GTTGGAAGCCCTGGAATTGTGCTTTTGGTCGATATGCCTGGTTATTCTAATGCTACTTTAGCTGATTCAGACGCAAATGTTGATAAAACTAGTGACATCAATGAAACTAGAATGATAGAATTTTGTTTATCGTATTTAAAGTATCGCAACAATCTTGTTCTCACTGTCATCTTACTGGACTC GCATAGGGGACTAACTAATGATGACTTGGAACTGATTAATTACTGCAACCATAACAAGTTAAAGTTCCTAATAGTACTAAACAAGTGTGACCTAATTAAGCCCATTGAGTTGACTAAGAAGATACAGGTTATTAGAAATcaactaaatatttttaaacaccAGCTGTTTCCTATTATTCCAATTAGTTCAACCAAATTACAGAATTTAGATCAGTTACGCCAAATATTAACTGATTATATATCCGAAATAAAGATTGTTAATAATGAAAGTTCCAGTGTAAAACAGGCTGTCGATAACTTTCCAAAAGCTAAGGTcaataatagtaacaggGTAACTGGTAGGGCTACTGGCTCCATTGGTGCACATACTGCTGGTAGCGTTGATAGGATTACCAATAAGGTTATTAGTCGTCTTACCAGTGGCCATGCTGGTTATGTTACCACTGATATGGCCATAGATGATGGCAAAATAGcttctaaaataaatgtaggTGATAAGACCGACAGTAATAATGATgcaaaaaatgaaaatatggCAATTGAGCCAAGTTTTATGTACAAACTAGTTGGATTAACACCCATCAAGATTCCTGTAACTGATAATCATTCTCTAAATTTAACTAAATGTGCAGCTAATGAGGTTAAATTGGATGTTGGTGaagataatttaattaaattgaatatAAGCAACTTGGATATTATCAACGCTACTAGGGATGATGAACCTTTGGGTGATGATTTGATCAATTGCGATAACAATCTAATAGAGGAGAAGAGGGAGCTGTTTAAGGGAAAGCTGTCAAATTACCTGTTTAAGAGGTACAGAATATCGCAACTGAAGCTAAACACTAGCTACAAGAGAGTCTTTTCACTATATAAATCAAAGCTGATCAGTCAAACAAGCATCATCGcaaagtttaaaaaataa
- a CDS encoding uncharacterized protein (cellular retinaldehyde-binding/triple function, C-terminal domain containing protein) produces the protein MTVTPVDVLEQKKNHEYDDPILDSIFIPDYVKDFKPTPDVIQTKFKCGTNVRFIFNNVEFSDFEKEHIRNFKIFATQRLDGPQLEAAAAVESYHRRFKNTVFGTDGYILRYLISNAYNYANVLNDMYNHLKWRKSTLPIRRVDVESELARGFVYIHGRDKCMRPIIIIRCNSMQACEHESILKTIYFVLELCIEKLLIPGQIEQWKVIIDLDGTNLFNIPGSLLKQIAKSLSVNYRARLSKLYIINAPYLISVIWNIVKNVIPKITQEKIVISSGKNTKKLLEIALPSQLEQKYGGKAPNVKMFDMPIMPEL, from the exons atgactGTTACGCCCGTAGACGTATTAGAACAGAAAAAGAATCACGAATATGATGATCCGATTTtggattccatttttatacCAGATTATGTAAAGGACTTTAAACCGACACCAGATGTGATTCAAACG AAGTTTAAATGTGGGACGAACGTTcgatttatattcaataacGTAGAATTCAGCGATTTTGAAAAGGAGCATATTcgcaattttaaaatttttgcAACACAGAGACTAGACGGCCCTCAGCTGGAGGCAGCGGCAGCAGTGGAATCCTACCACAGGAGGTTCAAAAACACAGTCTTCGGAACGGACGGATACATACTGAGATACCTGATCAGCAACGCATACAACTACGCCAATGTTTTGAACGATATGTACAACCACCTCAAATGGAGGAAGAGTACACTGCCAATAAGAAGAGTGGACGTGGAAAGCGAACTT GCAAGAGggtttgtgtatatacacgGAAGAGACAAATGTATGAGACCAATCATAATCATAAGATGTAACTCAATGCAAGCATGTGAACACGAGTCAATACTGAAGACAATATACTTTGTGCTGGAACTGTGCATAGAAAAACTGCTCATACCAGGACAAATAGAACAGTGGAAAGTCATCATCGACCTAGACGGAACaaacctgttcaacatACCAGGCTCACTGCTTAAGCAAATAGCAAAATCACTATCTGTAAACTATAGAGCAAGACTCTCTAAGCTGTACATCATCAACGCACCATACCTAATCTCAGTGATATGGAACATAGTCAAGAACGTAATACCCAAAATCACACAAGAAAAAATAGTCATCTCATCAGgaaaaaacacaaaaaaacTACTGGAAATAGCACTGCCATCCCAACTGGAACAGAAGTACGGAGGGAAGGCACCAAACGTTAAGATGTTCGACATGCCAATCATGCCAGAACTATAA